One Persicobacter psychrovividus DNA window includes the following coding sequences:
- a CDS encoding dihydrofolate reductase family protein translates to MNKLQLYIASSLDGYIARQDGSLDWLYAVPNPDQLDYGYADFLNGVDVILMGRQSYEEILGFGVDWPYPEHQTYIVTTQADYKAKTPNTMVLNELNAEVLTSIQREKNVWLLGGGQLVGHCLNHELIDEMMICLIPTIIGGGIPLFPSGVKETGFDLVSSENYPSGVLMLTYKKK, encoded by the coding sequence ATGAACAAACTACAATTATACATTGCCAGCTCATTGGATGGGTATATTGCCAGGCAAGATGGTAGCCTGGACTGGCTTTATGCGGTACCAAATCCCGATCAGCTGGATTATGGCTATGCTGATTTTTTGAACGGCGTTGATGTGATTCTGATGGGCCGACAATCGTACGAGGAAATATTGGGTTTTGGTGTGGACTGGCCTTACCCTGAGCATCAAACCTATATTGTAACCACTCAGGCTGATTATAAGGCGAAGACGCCAAATACTATGGTGTTGAATGAGTTGAACGCAGAGGTGCTGACTTCAATTCAGCGAGAAAAAAATGTGTGGTTACTCGGGGGAGGTCAGTTAGTTGGACATTGCCTAAACCATGAACTGATCGATGAGATGATGATTTGCCTGATTCCAACCATTATTGGAGGGGGGATTCCCTTGTTTCCGTCGGGAGTAAAGGAAACCGGGTTTGATTTGGTCTCTTCAGAAAATTACCCTTCAGGCGTATTGATGCTCACCTATAAAAAGAAATAA
- a CDS encoding peptidylprolyl isomerase, whose product MMNEVAEKGNLVRVHYTGKLEDGTVFDTSLGKEPLEFALGFGQMIRGFEEAVFGMAVGEKKSVTLSPEKAYGEREEQKVVTVPRANLNLPAEMVLEVGKNLQGQTAEGQPFQVMVVALTADSVTLDQNHALAGKHLTFEIELLALMGDTGF is encoded by the coding sequence ATGATGAATGAAGTAGCAGAGAAGGGGAACTTGGTCAGAGTTCACTATACAGGGAAACTTGAGGATGGTACGGTGTTCGATACCTCTTTAGGCAAAGAACCGCTGGAGTTTGCTTTAGGATTTGGGCAAATGATTCGTGGATTTGAGGAAGCGGTATTTGGTATGGCCGTTGGTGAAAAGAAATCTGTAACCCTCTCCCCTGAAAAGGCCTATGGCGAGCGGGAGGAACAAAAAGTAGTAACGGTTCCAAGGGCGAACTTAAACCTCCCTGCTGAGATGGTTTTGGAGGTCGGGAAAAACCTCCAGGGTCAAACTGCCGAAGGGCAGCCTTTTCAGGTAATGGTAGTGGCCTTGACTGCCGACAGTGTTACCTTGGATCAAAATCATGCACTGGCGGGTAAGCACCTGACTTTTGAAATAGAATTGTTAGCATTAATGGGAGACACAGGCTTTTAA
- a CDS encoding peptidylprolyl isomerase, producing MSVAEKGNQVKVHYTGRLTDGTQFDSSAGREPLAFELGAGQMIPGFDAAVHGMAIGDKKTITIPSAEAYGESRPEMIQQMPRTSLPEDMEVAVGQTLYAQGPDGQPFPVKVLELTEETVTIDGNHELAGEDLVFDIELVEIA from the coding sequence ATGAGTGTAGCAGAGAAGGGAAACCAAGTAAAAGTACATTATACAGGTCGTCTTACTGACGGAACACAATTTGATTCTTCAGCAGGACGTGAGCCATTGGCTTTTGAACTTGGTGCAGGTCAAATGATCCCTGGTTTTGATGCAGCAGTTCATGGAATGGCTATTGGTGATAAAAAAACAATTACTATTCCAAGTGCAGAAGCATACGGCGAGTCAAGACCTGAAATGATCCAGCAAATGCCACGTACTTCTCTTCCTGAGGACATGGAAGTAGCCGTTGGTCAAACGCTATACGCTCAGGGTCCTGACGGGCAGCCTTTCCCTGTAAAGGTTTTGGAATTGACTGAAGAGACAGTTACTATCGATGGTAACCATGAGTTGGCTGGCGAAGATTTAGTATTTGATATTGAATTAGTAGAGATCGCTTAA
- a CDS encoding DUF4286 family protein translates to MIVYNVTISVEEGIEEAWLKWMKEEHMPEVMATGYFEDHKIFRLMSHLKQNEGVTYVCQYFAKSKAILNQYITKSSPALQQKSKAKFGEKALAYRSIMEQVD, encoded by the coding sequence ATGATAGTATATAACGTTACCATATCGGTGGAAGAGGGCATTGAAGAAGCCTGGCTAAAATGGATGAAAGAAGAACATATGCCCGAAGTAATGGCGACGGGGTATTTCGAGGATCATAAGATTTTTCGACTGATGTCCCATTTGAAACAAAATGAAGGGGTGACTTATGTTTGTCAGTATTTTGCAAAATCAAAAGCGATTTTGAATCAGTATATCACCAAATCTTCACCAGCACTTCAGCAAAAATCGAAAGCAAAATTCGGAGAAAAGGCCTTGGCATACCGCTCTATTATGGAGCAGGTGGATTAA